GTGCTCGGCCGCAGCACCCAGGCCACCTACTGCATCACCGACGTGCGGGTCTCGCGCTCGCATGCCCGCATCGACTGGCAAGGCAGCAGCTTCAGCCTGACCGATCTGAGCTACAACGGCACCTTCGTCCGCTTCGGCGCCGGGGGGCAGACGCTCAGCCTGCGCCGGGGCGCCTGCACGCTGCACGGCGCGGGGGTGATCGGTCTGGGCGGCCCGCCGTCCGACACCGTCTCCCCGACCGTGCGCTTTGAGATCCTGCATGTGGCCGAAGCCGAGCGAGCCCCCGCGCTGCTGCGCCGCGGCCCCTGACCCCCATGAGCTTTCGCCCAGAACCCACCTACAACCACGGCAGCGCCCCCACCACCGGCCTGCTGCTTTGCAACCTCGGCACACCGGACGCCCCCACCCCCGCCGCCACCCGGCGCTATCTGGCGCAGTTCCTCGCCGACCCGCGCGTCATCGAGATCCCGAAGCTGGCCTGGCTGCCCATCCTGCACGGCATCATCCTGCGCACCCGCCCGGCGAAGTCCGCCAAGAAATACGCCAGCATCTGGATGAAGGAAGGATCGCCGCTGGCGGTCTGGACCGAGCGTCAGGCCAAGATGCTGCAAGGCTATCTGGGCGAACGCGGCCATCGGCTGATCGTGCGCCATGCGATGCGCTACGGCAATCCGTCCATCGCCTCGCAGCTCGATGCGCTGCGTGAGGCGGGCGCCACCCGGCTGCTGGTGCTGCCGGCGTATCCACAGTACTGCGCGGCCACCACGGCCAGCGTGATCGACGACGTCTCCCACTGGATGCAGAGCCATCGCAACCTGCCGGAGCTGCGCATCATCAACCGCTACCACGACGACGCGGGCTACATCGCCGCGCTGGCCGAGAGCGTGCGCGCCCACTGGCAGCGCGAAGGCCGGTCCGACATGCTGGTGATGAGCTTCCACGGCATGCCGGCGCGGACCCTGGCCATGGGCGACCCCTACCACTGCGAATGCCTCAAGACTGGCCGCCTGCTGGCCGAGGCGCTGGGCCTGTCGCCCGCGCAGTACAAGGTGACCTTCCAGAGCCGGTTCGGCAAGGCCCGCTGGCTGGAACCCTACACCGAGCCGACGCTGCGCAAGCTGGCCAGCGAGGGCCTCAAGTCGGTCGACCTGATCTGCCCCGGCTTCGCGGCCGACTGCATCGAGACCCTGGAAGAAATCGACATGGAGGCCCGTGAGGCCTTCCTGCACAGCGGCGGACAGCAGTTCAGCTACATCCCCTGCCTGAACGACAGCCCGGCCCATGTGCGGGCACTCGCCAGCCTGGCCGAGCGCCACCTGCAGGGATGGCCGACCCAGACCCCGCCTCAGCCCGCCGAACTGGCCCGCCAGCGTGAAGCGGCCTTGATCACCGGCGCGTCCCGATAAAGCGCGTCCCGACAAGGCGGGTCCCGTTCAGGCGGGTCCCGGCGCCAAGGTGGGACGGCCGGGTTTGCTTGTTGGGGCGTCGCCTCGCTCCATGTCCGCCCGCGCCGCAGGCTCGGCGCACGACCTCCCGGTCATTGGCGCCAGAGGGCCCGGACATCGCGGCGCCGCGAACCGCAGCAGCGCTGGATGACTGCGGCGGCTGAACTACCGCGGTCATCCTTCCAACAGGCAAGCAACGCAGATCGATCAGATCGATCAGATTGGTGACGCCGCCGCAGCGCGATCGCCGAAGCGGCGGCGTTCGGTCACGCCGCTGTCAGCGCGCTCGCCTCCCGACGGGCGCCCCACCATTTCCACAGGCGCGGCAACACCAGCACCAGCACCACGATGGCCAGCAGCGCCGCCGACAGCGGCCGCTCGAGGAACACCGTCCACTGGCCGCCGCCGATCGAGACGCCATTGCGCAGATGCGCCTCGGCCAGAGGCCCGAGGATCATGCCCACCACCACCGGCGCGGTCGGGAAGTCAAAGCGCCGCATCACCACTCCCAGAGCGCCGATGGCCAGCATCACATAGAGATCGAAAGCGCTCTGGCGCATGCCGTAGACACCGACCGTGGCGAAGATCAGGATGCCCGCATAGAGCGGTGCCTTCGGGATCTTGAGCAGCTTCACCCACAGGCCGACCATCGGCAGGTTGAGCACCAGCAGCATCACGTTGCCGATGTAGAGCGACGCAATCAGCGCCCACACCAGGGCCGACGAAGTCTGGAACAGCTGCGGACCGGCCTGAATGCCGTAGTT
The Roseateles amylovorans genome window above contains:
- the hemH gene encoding ferrochelatase — its product is MSFRPEPTYNHGSAPTTGLLLCNLGTPDAPTPAATRRYLAQFLADPRVIEIPKLAWLPILHGIILRTRPAKSAKKYASIWMKEGSPLAVWTERQAKMLQGYLGERGHRLIVRHAMRYGNPSIASQLDALREAGATRLLVLPAYPQYCAATTASVIDDVSHWMQSHRNLPELRIINRYHDDAGYIAALAESVRAHWQREGRSDMLVMSFHGMPARTLAMGDPYHCECLKTGRLLAEALGLSPAQYKVTFQSRFGKARWLEPYTEPTLRKLASEGLKSVDLICPGFAADCIETLEEIDMEAREAFLHSGGQQFSYIPCLNDSPAHVRALASLAERHLQGWPTQTPPQPAELARQREAALITGASR